The following nucleotide sequence is from Erinaceus europaeus chromosome 8, mEriEur2.1, whole genome shotgun sequence.
ggaaactcaaagcagaatctgactgaatttgcatatggcatcaaagtaaaaaatctctggggggagggtagatgttcagcttcactgggaggaggagggggaaggacacagagctttggtggtgggaatggtgttaacatactaaaaaataaaaaataaataacagagatgagaggaaagggggagatagagagacacctgtagcagtgcttcaccgcacatgaaatttctcccctgtggttggggactggggcttgaacccacttcttgtatatggtaatgtgcactctactgggtctgACATCATCTGTTTCCCAACATAGGCAACTTTTAAGGACACCCCTTCAGGACGTCAGCCTAAGATGCCCCAGATTCCATTGCTTCTGGAAGCTAAGCTATAAACCATAAAACCCCACCTGTACAACTAATACCCAGTgcaggagttttttgtttgtagttctgcttttggtatcaactTATTTCTGTTCACCCTCAATGGAACACTTTGTTCACCTCCTAAAGCAATCACGACTATGACACTTATCAACAGGGAGTTTTTGCTTTATTCCAAGTTCAGATCCCTTTTTATCTTGCCCTAAGCAAAGTACCACAGTGTGTATACTTCTAGGCACTGACAAAGAAGGGCTTTGAAATGAGCTCATTCAAGAACATTTACCATCTGATTGGTATATCAAGAGACtcaaactcacttggatagtgctttggtttgccatgtgtgagacccaggttcaaatccagcccctactgaattgaaggaagttttggtctctcactctttcctgagagagacagagatactcagTGATCAGCCAGCAACCCCATCTAATGGAGATAAGGATTTTCTGAGTTCTGTACAAAacgagagattgagagagagagagagagagagagagagagagagagagagagggaagtggggtAGAGAGGTATCTCACTAGGTGAGGTTCCTGCATTGCTatttgaggcccaggttcaattcctggccccACATGGGAGAATTAAAGCATCAGGATAAACTCCagtactctgtctctccctgtctctgtctttgtctgagAAGCTCAGTCCTAGagcagtgaagaaagaaaaaaacaaagaaaaaaaggaaaaaaagagaaagagagagagagagacgtaaaggaagaaagggaggaaagaaggaaggaaggaaggaaggaaggaaggaaggaaggaaggaaggaaggaaggaagcctaATGTACCacccagctctggctgttggtgatgCCAGGCACTGAACAAGGAAGCTTTCCTGTACTGTGTGGCTCCTCAACCCTAAGATGGATGCTTTTTATAGGTTACTAGCACAAGAGAAGAAGAATTTTTTCAGTCAAGCTTCCTTCCCAAGCGCCTATCAGTTACCATACTTATATTAGTCAGGAAATGCAAAACAGCTTGGTTTAAAATCCCACTCCTAATTGCTTGTAATGATACTAGGtattaagtcttttaaaaatacatttatttatttcatgagcaaGTGAGAGACTTGAACACCACTCTGTCATACTGGTGTCAGGGTAGAACCCAGGGCGTCTTGATGACTAGTGTGTGTCTAGCAGCTGAGCTGCCACTGGCTGCAGGAATTCAGTCTTTGTGAGTTAGCAGAAATGACTCCATTTTCCactggtttctttttgttttctcttttcataTATTATGTGGTGCTAGAGAATGAATCCAGGGTCTCATTTATGTTTGATACCATTGAACTACTTCCTGgtgcagtgatttttttcccttcccttcctttcccttcccttcccttcccttcccatccttccttccttccttccttcttcctcctctttcttcttcttcttctctctctctctctttcgttctttctttctttcttatttattggatacagacagccagaaattgagagagaagggggaggcagagagggagagagacagagagacacctgcagcacagcttcaccactcacaaaactttttccctgcaggtggaggctgggggcttaaaccccggtccttttgcactgtgacATATGCACTCTGTTAGGTGCAccacatcttttttctttttctttctttctttctctctttctttttttgcttccagggttatcgctggggctcagtgcctgcactgctcctggagaccatctttcaccattattgttgttgttggtgttattgttgttggataggacagagagaaatagagagaggagaggaagacagagggagagagaaagatagatagatacctgcagacctgcttcaccacttgtgaagtgaccccctgcaggtggggagctgggggcttgaaccgggttctttatactggtccttgcacttcacactatgtgcatttaacccagtgtgctaccacccagccccccagttattttatttttctaattttaaaaaatttttcttagttatttttatttatttattgcatagagaccagaaactgagaggggagggagtgttagaggaagagagagagagagagagagagagagagagagagagagagagagagaaagagacaccaatagcactgcttcacctctcgtaaaactttccccctgcaggtggggaccaggggttcaaatctgggtccttgcacattataacatgtgcaccaccacctggccccctgcagctattttctttaagttttactttttaaacctgtttgtgagagacagagagagaaagaaagaaagaaagaaagaaagaaagaaagaaggaaagggaagaaggaaggaagatagatagatagataaataaataaatagatagataaatagataggtaggtagatagatagagaaccagagcatcactaccaCATTCAATGCCAGGGATGAAACTCGGGACTTCACGATTGAAGgtacaacactttatccactgtgccatctctcggGCTGCATCCATGCTGGCTTTGAATctcttttatttgagagagagagacagagaggggagagagagagagacagagagattccacAGAACTAGATTTTCCCCTAGTGCTGTGACATCCTCATGTTTCATGCCCGGGTCTGGCATGCGGCAAAGCACATGCTCTACTGTCTGAACTCTTCCAGTCCCATCCATATTCttgctggagagggagagacaccaaataACCCATCCACCACTACTGGACTTCTAATAATCCTTCTCTTTGTAGCCACGTGTAGCAGCCGATgatgacttgaaccaggatcctcccgTGCAGAGCAAGATTCTTATTTCTTTGTAACAGAGGGTGATGAATTTGGGGTGCTACCAACTTGGGTTTAAGTTCTGCCCTCTTTGACTGGAGAAGCAGTTCAGTGAGGAATGAGGCGACCCAGCAAAGGAAGGACTCAGTCAAGGTTGCACTGCCCAGCAGAGAGGACTCAGGGTGAGGCTGGTGCAATGTCCCCCTCctgttctctcctccctccagaTCTTGActtctgcccacaagctgcccgCTGCTGCCAGAGCAGTGTGGATGAGTATGGCTGGATCTGGGCTGCGGTGGGCTGGAGCCTGTGGTTCCTCACCCTCATCCTTCTGTGTGTGGACAAGCTGAGGAAGCTCACCCCTGAGGAGTCCAAGGACCTGCCAGCCTGAACCTCAGCCTCTGGAGATGGCAGCGGacactccacctgcagtggggggcccAGGAATGTCCACGGGTGCCAAtctgaagagggggaggggagagggaggcctgTGTGGATGGGGACCCAGAGTCCTTCTCTCCTCTTAGCATCGACCACTTACTTTTGAGCGGAGCTGGAATGGAACCCAGAGCCTTATTTGTGCCCTGAATGGGTTTCACTGAACCCCTTTCTTTGCACCCTCCCCATCTCATTACTTTGATTTGACAACTGGGGTTCCCACACATtcctgatttcaccactcctatggagttttcttctttcttcttctattttatttgattggaccgagagaaattgagaggggagggggaaatagagagtaagagagagatagttgcagcactgcttcactgctcatcaagtttttatcctgcaggtgggtactgggggcttgaacttagctCCTTGCATGTGGTACTGTATGCTCCCAATCaaatgcaccacagcctggccccttatggtgcttttttattcagagagagagagagagagagagagagagagagaccacagcaccagagctgctGCTCCTGGTGCAATGGTACCTCCAGGGTGGCATCAAGATTCATACCTGGGCCAAGGCAGGCACACTACCCAGTTAGACATCTCTCCATCACTTGAGCACTCTTCCTTAGAACATTTACCAAAAATGGGGCCTACAATAACAAGAGGAATTCTTCTTCTGTCCCTTGGAGATGTAAACATCACCATGTGTACAGCTACCTGTCTTAAATGCTGTGTTGTGTCATCAAAAGGTTCTTGGAAGCTGTGACTTGGTATGAAATGGCATGGGATGATGACAGTTTGACCACAGGCCAGAGAAACATcagcaaatgtcttttttttttttttttttgcttccagggttatcactggggcccagtgccaggactacaaattcactgctcctggaggctatttttcccattttgttgtccttgctgtgcttgttattgttattgttgttatagctgttgttgttattggataggacagagagaaatggagagaggaggggaagagaggagagaaagatagacacctgcagacctccttcaccacttgtgaagcgaccccccctgcaggtggggaactgggggtttgaactcagatccttatggcagtccttgcgctttgtgccatgtgtgcttaacccactgcactaccacccaggccccagcaAATGTCTTAATAAAGACCCCAACTTCTGACATGAAACACTCACCagtatccattcattcattttccaacCTACTAATTCCTGCTTATGGTACTGGTAGCAGGAGCCCATCCAGGAAGCTCTGGGTACAAGGCAGGATCCAGCCCTGGATAAGATACACTTCTGCTTCCACAGGCAAATCACATATTCCTACACTCACTCAGACTGTGGACAACTGAGACACACCATGAACCTCACGTGCTCATCTTTGGGGTGTGGGAGGAAATGTGagtttgagagaaaaaaatacatggaGAGAACATgccagttccacacagttcctgacTGAGCTGGGTTTTCCTTCATCAGCATTATAATAAAACATTGAACAAAATGACATTATTCAAGGATCTGATCTATATCTATTTATGTTTGTAtgccatttatccatccatccatgtatccaACCATTTATCTATCCATCTACCTATTCACCCAATCTTCTATGAAACCATTTATCTATTCACCCAACCATCCATCCACTTACTCATTCatatgtccatccatccatccatccatccatccatccatccattcatgcatgcatccatccatccagtcacCCAACCAACCATCACCCATTCATCCAAATATCTAaccatggagccaggtggtggccacctggttgaacacatatgttgcaatgtgcaaggacctgagttcaagcccctagaccctacctgccaggggaagctttgtgagtagtgaagcagtgctggtgatgtttctctgtctctctctcactctatctcctcattcctttagatttctggctatatctattcaataaacaaacaaacaaataaataaataaatataataattaagaaaaaccCAAATATCTaactactggggctgggtggtggagcacctggttagatgcacatgttataatgcacaaagacccaggttctaccTCCCAGTTCCTgtctatagggagaaagctttgcaagtgatgaagcagtactgcaggtgtctctctttctcatctatcttcccctaccttcAATTtacagctatctctatccaataaacaaaggtaataaaaattaaagttaaaaaattcacTTCTTTCAAGTATCTAACCATCCATCCACCAACCATCCAGTCACCCAGCCAACCTATCCAAATATTCATCTaaccatccatctacccatctatTTATCTACCCAACCAGATATCCAACTATTTATCCattcatctacccatccacccattcatccatccaaccacccgttcatccatccatccattcatctaacCACCCATCCATCCAGTCAACCATAATCCATTCATTTACCCATCCATTTATCTACCCATCCTCCCAACCGCCATTCAACCACATATCCATCCATCCGCCCACCCACCCAGCAGCCATCATTTACTCACCTATCCATTTACCCATCCATCTGACCATCATCCATTCAGCCAGACAGAAATCCACCtcctcaacaagggcaacaaaagggaataaataaataaaataaattaaaaaaaaaaaaaaagaaatccatctCCTATAAGTCAGAATCCAAAAACAATTCCTATCAACTGTGCTCATTAGGAAGGAAGGACagctgtctctgagtctctgtagGACAGAGTCTTAACTTCGATGGTAGCCAGggagcagacatgcttcatcaacATTTACTCTGTCCATATCTGCAGTTTCTCACTTGCCTGACTTTATGCATCCCTGCTCACCActttccccttcccattccctcaGTCTCTCAGTTAAACACCCATTGCCTCTGTACAAACCCAAGATTATGCCAGACTTACTTTCCTGTTGCAACGGTATTTTTCCAATAAAAATATGCTCTTACCACTTAAAAAAGaatctgatttatttttcctctttggtAACTGTGCGCTTTGGACTTTAATGCTtgcctgcttctctttctcactgGTTTCTCAGAAATGAGGGACTGTGTCTCTAACCTCAGGGACCTTCCTCCTACCCAAACCTGGGTGTGTGGAAAAGTTCAGACAATAAATGAGTGAATCAGAGACATGGGTCAATAACCAGAATGAAGCAACAGAGCTGTGAAGACAAAGGAAGACATGCTTGGGAACTTGGGGTTTTAAGAGGTTGGAAAGAATGTAAATGGTTGTTTCCATCAGTTGATAATTATACATATGTAAATCATTGGTGGAAATGAGTAACTGATCTACACAACAAGTTAATTCTGTGATAAGAGCTGGACAAGAGTCAAACCCAGTAGTTGAATAGAACtctagggccaggagatagctgacccagtagagcacacaccagGACATGtctgagcaccatggacagcactaggGGCCACCCCATGGATGCTGGAGTGGTGTTTCAGTCTCTCCTCTGTCTGGCCTtctacctctttccctctgtttcaaaataataaaaagtagaaaactgAGCTGGGGGGTGTGGAAGGAAGATAACACAGTGTGTCAGAGCTCAGGATATGCAAATGCTTAGGatcagaattggggggggggttggagaaaTGACATCATAATAAACAGAGTTAATAACACaccattatttacttttttttaactagctctggcttacggtggtgctaggggttgaatttgggatctcagagcctcagatataaaagtctttttgcctaacaACTATGCAATCTCTCTTGCCAGCACACCATAACGAAACAGTAGAAACAACTAAAGGTTTAGAATCAGGGAAATAGTTAGATGCTGGTTGATTGATAGAAatttaagcagaaaaaaaaaacaggatttttttaaaagatgcatttattttctGAGGGAACAATCAGAAACATCATTCTGCTGTGCCTCACAGTGGTGCTCGGGTTGGACCTTGGGGATCTCAGAGGTGCTAGCTAGTGCCctaacactgagctatctctctagccctagAAGAAAACATGCAGGCCTCCCCATCACACAAGGATGAGCTTAGAAACCAGCAGGTCAGAACTGGGGTTGCCTGTTCACATTGCCACCTGGCCTCAGCTCCTGCCCCTAAAGGGAAACTGTACAAGTCATATTTAGAGAAGGATGAAGCAGTCAGCATTGCTGTTATTGGAACCTTAAAACAAAAGGGAGTGCCAACCACAACACTGCACAGAGAAACAAATTTAACCACATTGCTAAAAGGGGAAGAAGTAAAGAAATTAACTCAGACTGAAACAAGAAGATAAACAGTAAGTTAAGCAAAGGCTTGGAATAGGCTGTTTCTGTTGACATCAGTGGGAGATAAAAACAGGTTTCTAACAACATGAGGAAAAGCTGACCTGACAGTGCTAAGGAAACAAGCATCAGAAGCTGAGTACTAGCTTCTGCCCCTGGACGAGGTAAAATGACTTGTGCAGGGGAGGCAAAGATACTGTGGGCTGTTTCACATTGTCAGCTTATGGAtactttttaaatacttatttctaTTAGTGGTATAGTATAGATTTTTTCTGTACTTGAATATAATATACTTTCCAgacttcttttaattatttttaagattattattattattattattattattattttgcttccagggttatcactggggcttggtgcctacattcctagacgccatttttccccatttttgttgcccttgttgttattagtgttattaccattattgctgttgttgctggataggacagagagaaggggaagacagagagggggagagaaagatagacacctgcagacttgtttcaccgcttgtgaagcaaccaccctgtaggtggggagccaggggctcgaaaccaggatccttgagccaatccttgcactttgtactacatgcgcttaacccgttgtgctaccacccacccaccccctatttatttattaatgataaagatgggaggagagaaagaatcagatatcactctggtacctgtgctgctggggattgaattcaggatctcaggcctatgctttatccactgcaccgtaTACCAAACCACATATACTTTCCAGacttctaaaaagaaagaagaaattcttTATTTCATAATACAAATGTGACATAAATGGAGCCACCAAAATAGTTTATTTGGAGAGTGCACTGCTTGTtcatgtgagtgacccaggttccagtacAACCCCCAAcacattgagggaagcttcagtactggggTCTCTTTCATGTTCCTcatctgcttctctgtttctaccttaagaagaaaaaggaggaggaggaggaggaagaggaggaggagaagaaggagaagaagaattggaAAATATGACCTTCTGGGATATTCTAAAAACTTAGGAAGGGAACCCCATCCTCTGAGCTACTATCCTCATTTGTAAAGGTCCAGGACTAGCTTGCTCAAAGTCATATACAGAAGTTCAGGTGTTGTAAGTACAAAGCTAagtcctgattcttttttttttttcttttttctttttaccagaacactgctcagctctggattatggtggtgtcggggattgaacatgaaacttcagagcctcaggcattagcgtgcctttgcataaccattatgctatctaccacttcCCCCCCCTTTTAGTCCCAATTCTCCTATTACATgagttattatgtttttttttaatttataaaaaggaaacactgacaaaaaccataggataagagaggtacaattctacacaattcccaccaccagaactccgtatcccatcccctcccgatagctttcctattctttaaccctctgggaatatggactcaggggtcattatgggatgcagaaggtggaaggtctggcttctgtaatttctaccttgctgaacatgagcattggcaggtcgatccttactcccagcctgtctctctctttccctagtgagcagggctctgggggaagtggggctctaggacatattggtggggtcgtctgcccaggaagtccacTTGTCATCATGTTagaatctggaaactggtggctgaaaaaagagataacatataaacccaaattgttgactaatcatgaacctaaaggctaaaataatgcagatgaagatttgggggtctctgttttgaagatagtagGCCtacttcagttatattccaaaggacccatgactattaTTAGTTTTatgctgagcctgacatctgatatgcaggtggacccaagttattgtctggggagatgatgtcatggctggaaaaggggctagaaaactggatcatagggagtcgggctgtagcacagcgggttaagcgcaggtggcgcaaagcacaaggaccggcgtcaggatcccggttcgaaccccggctccccacctgcaggggagtcgcttcacaggcggtgaagcaggtctgcaggtgtctatctttctct
It contains:
- the TMEM213 gene encoding transmembrane protein 213, with the protein product MAWTPGSGSVCPGPQAALLLGLAFANLLWAGSAAPSRSSNYTLSIHPGPKTLEQCPDLDFCPQAARCCQSSVDEYGWIWAAVGWSLWFLTLILLCVDKLRKLTPEESKDLPA